A section of the Xiphias gladius isolate SHS-SW01 ecotype Sanya breed wild chromosome 10, ASM1685928v1, whole genome shotgun sequence genome encodes:
- the LOC120795435 gene encoding kanadaptin produces MMSDHRSKVDSKSIKSENYKIINSISKICSFILNYFSTTFLWNILLIICFFYDLLRLSRPGQILQSHQINRATSPPSDVSVKNTDEEMTSAMEIDECSATENGGEPEKKDLSETEPETEDTFKKPALFAAPSRASKHGNVAASSKPTAADTKCVKENNKAEVVETTSDTSTGPVNEKEISEKQQEKDKKSEKDKDVSTVKTKPDAKSRVLPAKGPPAGKFPPLPYTEPPWGGRAPDIPYALEILKNGTIVDKVPLTHRSFFVVGRLPVCDVFLEHPSISRYHAVIQFRGQAGEGECVGEERGFYIHDLGSTHGTVVNKNNIPPKTYIRLRVGHVLKFGGSTRLFILQGPEFDEEEESELTVTELKERSRKQKAELEKRMMGDGSDDEEDEKEKGGEDESNKCKSKLANEDSGCSWGMAEDVVPEEDENEENPFSTEFHEDQEAAYLKDPKKALQGFYDREGEELEFEYEDKSHGTWLCRIKLPVDDAMGRQLVAEVTHTGKKKEAAIQCCLEACRMLEARGLLRQEAVSRKRKKKNWEDEDYYDSDDDTFLDRTGTVERKREERMKKAGKIEERPETYESLVAKLSEVEKELEDTQKKLSAGRGDSCGSSTEDPLDAFMTAVRSEAAMDAVERRKLHVHIADLRKDAQRLRKLVELTRPAQMPSLLPSGSSESEKPKKTLPLFGAMKGGSKFKLKTGTIGKLPPKRPNLPAELFNMKELPPSGEEEEEDEEEEEAEKNEDMDDKHSTSIAEPNVEESIASMSQESTRSGQRGEQPVQSHELKEHSRKERRGAERAEAVEQVPEHRSNKAQAPSPKSRAEGDREPAADLSPRKKKKGMGPSRPPVQLSGQYPEDDPDYSVWVPPAGQTGDGRTHLNDKYGY; encoded by the exons ATGATGAGTGATCACAGATCCAAGGTGGATTCAAAGAGCATAAAGTCTGAAAACT ATAAAATTATTAATTCTATTAGCAAGatatgtagttttattttaaattatttttcaacgACCTTTCTCTGGAACATATTacttattatttgttttttctatgaCTTGCTTAGGCTTAGTAGACCCGGGCAAATTTTACAGTCGCACCAAATAAACAGGGCAACCTCCCCGCCGTCAGACGTGAGCGTGAAAAATACAGATGAAGAAATGACCTCTGCAATGGAAATTGACGAGTGCTCAGCCACAGAGAATGGTGGCGAACCTGAAAAGAAAGACTTGTCTGAAACCGAACCAGAAACAGAAGACACGTTCAAGAAACCGGCTCTTTTCGCAGCACCTTCTCGCGCCAGCAAACACGGCAACGTCGCTGCTTCGTCCAAACCAACAGCAGCCGACACAAAatgtgtgaaagaaaataataaagctGAAGTTGTAGAGACTACCAGCGACACTTCCACTGGTCCTGTGAATGAAAAGGAAATCTCGGAGAAACAacaagaaaaggacaaaaaaagcGAAAAAGACAAGGACGTCTCTACTGTCAAGACCAAACCAGATGCTAAATCCAGGGTGCTCCCTGCGAAAGGGCCCCCCGCTGGTAAATTCCCCCCTCTACCATACACAGAGCCACCATGGGGTGGCAGGGCTCCAGACATTCCTTATGCTTTGGAAATCCTCAAGAACGGCACCATAGTGGACAAGGTACCCCTCACTCACAGGAGTTTCTTCGTGGTCGGACGTTTACCTGTGTGTGACGTCTTTCTGGAGCACCCCTCCATCTCCAGGTACCATGCAGTGATTCAGTTCCGCGGACAGGCCGGGGAGGGGGAGTGTGTCGGAGAGGAGAGAGGCTTTTACATCCACGACCTGGGCAGCACACACGGCACCGTGGTGAACAAGAACAATATTCCTCCGAAGACCTACATCAGACTCCGCGTGGGACATGTATTGAAGTTTGGTGGGAGCACGAGACTTTTTATCCTGCAG GGTCCAGAGtttgatgaggaagaggagtctGAACTAACAGTGACAGAGCTGAAGGAGCGTTCCCGGAAACAGAAAGCCGAGCTTGAGAAGAGGATGATGGGAGACGGTTCTGATGATGAGGAGGACGAAAAGGAGAAAGGCGGAGAAGACGAAAGCAACAAGTGCAAGAGCAAACTGGCAAACGAAGATTCAGGCTGTTCATGGGGAATGG CTGAGGATGTTGTTCCAGAGGAAGACGAGAACGAGGAAAACCCTTTCTCAACAGAGTTCCATGAGGACCAGGAGGCTGCATACCTGAAAGACCCCAAGAAAGCTTTGCAGGGTTTCTATGACAGGGAAG GGGAGGAGCTAGAATTTGAGTATGAAGACAAAAGCCATGGCACCTGGCTGTGCAGAATAAA gcTGCCAGTGGACGACGCCATGGGTCGGCAGCTGGTTGCTGAGGTGACCCACAcagggaagaagaaggaagCAGCCATCCAGTGCTGCCTGGAGGCTTGTCGAATGCTGGAAGCCAGAGGGCTGCTGCGCCAGGAAGCAG TGTCCCGTAAACGCAAGAAGAAGAACTGGGAAGATGAGGACTACTACGACAGTGACGATGACACCTTCCTGGATCGAACCGgcacagtggagaggaaaagggaagagCGAATGAAAAAGGCCGGAAAGATTGAGGAGCGGCCTGAGACTTATGAATCATTG GTGGCAAAACTGtcagaggtggagaaggagctgGAAGACACTCAGAAAAAGCTCAGTGCTGGTCGGGGAG ACTCTTGTGGTTCTTCCACGGAGGACCCGCTGGATGCCTTCATGACTGCAGTGAGAAGTGAGGCAGCAATGGACGCCGTGGAGCGCAGGAAGCTTCACGTTCACATAGCAGACTTACGTAAAGATGCCCAGCGACTACGCAAACTGGTCGAACTCACAAGGCCAGCACAGATGCCATCACTGCTGCCGAG TGGCAGCTCAGAGTCCGAGAAACCTAAGAAGACCTTACCACTTTTTGGAGCCATGAAGGGAGGAAGCAAATTCAAACTGAAGACTGGCACCATTGGG AAGTTGCCTCCTAAACGGCCCAACTTGCCTGCAGAACTCTTCAACATGAAAGAACTTCCACCtagtggagaagaggaggaagaggatgaagaggaggaggaggcagagaaaaatgaGGATATGGATGATAAACACAGTACAAGTATTGCTGAGCCTAATGTTGAAGAGTCCATTGCATCCATGTCTCAAGAGAGCACTCGCTCAGGGCAGCGAGGAGAGCAACCAGTACAGTCCCATGAGCTGAAAG AGCATAGCCgcaaagagaggagaggtgcGGAGCGTGCTGAAGCTGTGGAGCAGGTACCTGAGCACAGGAGCAACAAGGCCCAGGCACCTAGTCCAA AGTCCAGAGCAGAAGGTGACAGAGAGCCAGCAGCTGACCTCAGTcccagaaagaagaagaaagggatgGGCCCCAGCAGG CCACCAGTGCAACTCTCAGGACAGTATCCAGAGGACGACCCTGATTATTCTGTGTGGGTGCCTCCTGCAG GTCAGACTGGAGATGGCCGCACACATCTAAACGACAAGTATGGCTACTGA